One Methylosinus sp. LW4 genomic region harbors:
- a CDS encoding TauD/TfdA dioxygenase family protein, translating to MNAITIRRGFEMFDLTPRIGSSIEMDVAALTRGEYAAEIRDILERRGVIVFPQLHLDDAQHLALSRTLGEIVPLRGDGLVPITLDKQVDAFAAEYLRGSFFWHFDGASDDIPARAAILNAKRLSPTGGQTEFSNCYAAWDELPVSVKSSIKGLRVVHSVEAAQRLVNPTPTEDELRRWRRHAPKTHPLVWTHKSGRKSLALGCTASHIEGLTPDVSGALLAELTEWATSKRFVYRHEWSLGDLLIWDNAGTMHRVTPYDAESGRLMTRTTIAGEEPLK from the coding sequence ATGAACGCCATCACCATTCGGCGTGGCTTCGAGATGTTCGATTTGACGCCGCGCATCGGATCTTCGATCGAGATGGATGTCGCGGCCCTAACGCGCGGGGAATATGCGGCGGAGATTCGCGACATTCTGGAACGACGCGGCGTGATCGTCTTTCCTCAGCTGCACCTCGATGATGCGCAGCACCTCGCGCTCTCCCGGACGCTCGGCGAGATCGTCCCCTTGCGCGGAGACGGACTTGTGCCGATCACGCTCGACAAACAAGTCGACGCATTCGCGGCCGAATACTTGAGAGGATCGTTCTTTTGGCATTTCGACGGGGCGAGCGACGATATTCCGGCGCGCGCGGCGATATTGAATGCGAAGCGTTTGTCGCCGACCGGCGGTCAGACCGAATTCAGCAATTGCTACGCAGCTTGGGACGAGCTGCCGGTCTCGGTCAAGTCGTCCATAAAAGGACTCCGCGTCGTTCATAGCGTCGAAGCGGCCCAGCGTCTCGTGAACCCCACGCCCACGGAAGACGAGCTGCGCCGATGGCGACGCCATGCGCCAAAGACGCATCCGCTGGTCTGGACCCACAAATCAGGACGCAAGTCGCTCGCGCTCGGATGCACGGCGTCGCATATCGAAGGTCTGACGCCCGATGTCAGCGGCGCGCTTCTCGCCGAGCTCACGGAATGGGCGACATCGAAGCGCTTCGTCTATCGGCACGAATGGAGCCTCGGCGATCTGCTCATCTGGGACAACGCCGGAACCATGCATCGCGTCACGCCCTATGACGCGGAGAGCGGCCGGCTGATGACGCGAACGACCATCGCCGGCGAGGAGCCTTTGAAGTGA
- a CDS encoding outer membrane protein — MIEKYSTYLAGALCVIAAGASAARAADLPYMKPAIAFEPPPRAFTWTGLYGGLNAGGAVGAGFGADAYSDKSPSGVGGGGQIGFNYQLTPRFVIGAENDFQASSLKARDDGPYHRDASLPWFGTARARVGVALTEPRLLIYGTGGMAFGEPKIAGDGKLRVGWTAGGGVEWAFAPKWSAKLEYLYTDIFRDIRNNASDRHARFHTIRVGVNYHFNLFSQP; from the coding sequence ATGATCGAGAAATATTCGACGTATTTGGCGGGGGCGCTCTGCGTCATCGCGGCGGGCGCGAGCGCAGCGCGCGCTGCCGATCTGCCGTATATGAAGCCGGCTATCGCTTTCGAACCGCCGCCGCGGGCGTTCACCTGGACTGGCCTATACGGCGGCCTGAACGCAGGCGGCGCAGTGGGCGCGGGCTTCGGCGCCGATGCGTATAGCGACAAATCGCCGAGCGGCGTCGGCGGCGGTGGCCAGATCGGCTTCAATTATCAATTGACGCCACGTTTCGTCATCGGCGCGGAAAATGATTTTCAGGCATCGAGCCTGAAGGCGCGAGACGACGGCCCCTATCATCGCGACGCGTCGCTGCCATGGTTCGGAACCGCGCGAGCACGCGTCGGCGTCGCGCTCACGGAGCCGCGCCTGTTGATCTACGGCACGGGCGGCATGGCCTTCGGCGAGCCGAAGATCGCCGGCGACGGAAAGCTGCGCGTCGGCTGGACTGCGGGCGGCGGCGTCGAATGGGCTTTCGCGCCCAAATGGTCCGCGAAGCTCGAATATCTCTATACGGATATTTTTCGCGACATCAGGAACAACGCCTCGGATCGGCACGCGCGTTTCCACACGATCCGAGTCGGCGTGAACTATCACTTCAATCTGTTCTCGCAGCCGTGA
- a CDS encoding DUF3313 domain-containing protein yields the protein MATLDKALRPTVALLCLGASACSSVEPIAYAGLPSSAHLAPNRQGDAKRIPFRYAAVTDWRAYNKIIIDPVAIYRGADHQFGDMAEADKASLVEHMQSEFAEKLKSRFTITDRPGANTLRLKLTLTGAVTSTPVLSTLSRFDLAGGLYNGVQTVRGGEGLMTGSAIYAVEIRDASDNRLLTAFVAKQYPSPLNIPASVGALSAARTGIEKGAEDLLEQLSRSAKS from the coding sequence ATGGCGACACTGGATAAAGCGCTTCGACCGACTGTCGCGCTGCTCTGCCTCGGAGCGAGCGCCTGTTCGAGCGTGGAGCCGATCGCTTATGCCGGGCTTCCATCCTCGGCGCATTTGGCTCCCAATCGGCAAGGCGACGCCAAGCGCATCCCCTTTCGCTATGCCGCCGTGACCGACTGGCGAGCGTATAATAAGATCATCATCGATCCCGTCGCGATCTATCGCGGCGCCGATCATCAGTTCGGCGATATGGCCGAAGCGGACAAGGCCTCGCTCGTCGAGCACATGCAGAGCGAATTCGCCGAAAAGCTCAAAAGCCGCTTCACCATCACGGACAGGCCAGGAGCGAATACGCTGCGGCTGAAATTGACGTTGACCGGCGCTGTGACGAGCACGCCCGTCCTCAGCACACTGTCCCGCTTCGATCTCGCGGGCGGCCTCTATAATGGCGTGCAGACGGTGCGCGGCGGCGAAGGTCTGATGACCGGCTCGGCGATCTATGCGGTCGAGATACGCGACGCCTCCGATAACCGACTGCTCACGGCTTTCGTCGCCAAGCAATATCCCAGCCCGCTGAATATTCCGGCGAGCGTCGGCGCGCTATCCGCCGCCCGGACGGGGATAGAGAAAGGCGCTGAAGACCTGTTGGAGCAGCTTTCCCGCTCGGCGAAGTCCTGA